The Marinilongibacter aquaticus genome has a window encoding:
- a CDS encoding NAD-dependent epimerase/dehydratase family protein, which yields MSNKILITGGAGFVGSSLALEFKANYPEYHIICLDNLKRKGSELNVSRLNQAGIEFVHGDIRNKEDFDALPDVDFVIEASAEPSVLAGLNGGTPDYLMNTNLFGTVNCLNYAVRSKAAFIFLSTSRIYPIKSIETLNFVESETRFKLSDEQKFSGVSSKGIAENFPLDGARSLYGTTKLASELIIQEYNEFYGLKTLVNRCGVLTGPWQMGKVDQGVMVLWIAKHYFEKKLAYIGYEGSGKQTRDMLHVRDLYRLIDWQLHNIDEINGETFNVGGGEKVSTSLRELTEICQKVTGKTIPIDKITENRPADIKLYQTDNTKVSAATGWEPEIGITQIVEEITDWLREYEKELKPILS from the coding sequence ATGTCCAACAAAATACTTATTACAGGTGGTGCAGGATTTGTGGGTTCTTCGCTCGCTTTAGAATTCAAAGCCAATTATCCCGAATACCACATTATCTGCCTCGACAACCTCAAACGCAAAGGCTCTGAACTGAATGTCTCTCGCTTAAATCAGGCAGGCATTGAATTCGTGCACGGCGACATTCGCAACAAAGAAGATTTTGATGCCCTTCCCGATGTCGACTTTGTCATTGAGGCTTCTGCCGAACCCTCCGTTTTGGCTGGACTGAACGGCGGCACACCCGACTACCTGATGAACACCAACTTGTTTGGAACCGTCAATTGTTTGAATTACGCGGTTCGCAGCAAAGCCGCCTTCATTTTCCTTTCCACGAGCCGCATATATCCGATCAAAAGTATCGAAACTCTGAATTTTGTGGAAAGCGAAACCCGTTTCAAACTGTCGGACGAACAAAAGTTCTCGGGCGTTTCATCGAAAGGCATTGCCGAAAACTTCCCTTTGGACGGAGCCCGCTCGCTGTATGGCACCACAAAGCTGGCTTCTGAACTGATTATCCAAGAATACAATGAGTTTTATGGCCTAAAAACCCTTGTAAACCGCTGCGGCGTACTGACAGGCCCTTGGCAAATGGGCAAGGTCGACCAAGGCGTAATGGTGCTCTGGATCGCCAAACATTATTTTGAAAAGAAATTGGCCTATATCGGCTACGAAGGCAGTGGCAAGCAAACTCGTGATATGCTGCACGTAAGAGATTTGTATCGCCTAATTGATTGGCAATTGCACAATATAGACGAAATAAACGGAGAAACTTTTAATGTGGGCGGCGGAGAAAAAGTGAGCACATCGCTTCGCGAACTGACCGAAATTTGCCAGAAAGTTACAGGCAAGACCATTCCGATCGATAAAATCACAGAAAACAGGCCGGCAGATATTAAATTGTACCAAACAGACAACACGAAAGTGAGTGCGGCCACGGGCTGGGAGCCCGAAATCGGCATTACGCAAATAGTGGAAGAAATCACCGATTGGTTGAGGGAATATGAAAAAGAGCTGAAGCCGATTTTAAGCTAA
- the rsgA gene encoding ribosome small subunit-dependent GTPase A — MAEEKRGIVWRSTGSWYTVRDEKGDFFACRLKGKFKIKGLKVTNPIAVGDKVLFHLEPGSDENGVIHDILARENYIIRKSVHKTAHGHLLACNIDQAILIVTLTFPRTSLGFIDRFLVSSESFRIPTVLLFNKCDLLDEEVAQIQDEYMNLYSALGYPSLSISALQGINLDAVRSIMEGKTSLISGHSGVGKSALVNTLIPHLDLATSAVSTFANKGVHTTTFAEMHEMNANTFLIDSPGIKELGLVDMSEEEVAHYFPEMRDLIGACRFHNCKHVNEPNCAVKEAVLEGQIAQSRYFSYLSILENVDNRR, encoded by the coding sequence ATGGCTGAAGAAAAGAGAGGAATAGTGTGGCGATCGACGGGCTCTTGGTATACGGTTCGCGACGAAAAAGGAGACTTTTTTGCCTGTCGATTGAAAGGAAAATTTAAGATCAAAGGGCTGAAAGTCACAAACCCCATCGCCGTTGGCGACAAAGTGCTTTTCCATTTGGAACCGGGCTCGGATGAAAACGGCGTGATTCACGACATCTTAGCTCGTGAAAACTATATTATCCGGAAATCGGTACACAAAACGGCTCATGGCCACCTTTTGGCCTGCAATATCGACCAAGCCATACTCATTGTCACCTTGACTTTCCCTCGCACCTCACTTGGTTTCATCGACCGTTTTCTGGTCAGTTCTGAATCTTTTCGTATACCCACGGTTTTATTGTTCAATAAATGCGATTTGCTCGATGAAGAAGTGGCTCAAATCCAGGATGAATACATGAACCTTTACAGTGCACTTGGCTACCCAAGTTTGAGCATTTCTGCCCTGCAAGGCATAAATCTCGATGCTGTGAGAAGCATTATGGAAGGCAAAACCTCGCTAATTTCGGGCCATTCGGGTGTTGGAAAATCGGCTTTGGTGAACACCTTGATTCCGCACCTCGACCTCGCCACTTCAGCGGTATCGACCTTTGCCAACAAGGGTGTGCACACGACCACATTTGCAGAAATGCACGAAATGAATGCAAATACTTTCCTTATCGACAGTCCGGGGATCAAAGAACTTGGGCTGGTTGACATGAGCGAAGAGGAAGTGGCTCACTATTTTCCGGAAATGCGAGACCTGATCGGAGCCTGCCGTTTCCACAACTGCAAACATGTAAACGAACCCAATTGTGCGGTGAAAGAAGCCGTGCTAGAAGGCCAAATTGCTCAAAGCCGATATTTTAGCTATTTGAGCATCCTAGAAAACGTGGATAATCGTCGGTGA